The Cetobacterium sp. ZOR0034 genome has a segment encoding these proteins:
- a CDS encoding acetyl-CoA carboxylase carboxyltransferase subunit alpha has translation MKFNNEILDLETKISELKNFSKEKKIDLSLEIEKLTKQRDEYLKSAYENLNDWDRVAIARHPERPYTLDYIKNMTTDFVELHGDRLCKDDPAIVGGLCKIDGKKVMIIGHQKGRSIEENLHRNFGMASPEGYRKALRLFRMAERFSIPIVNLIDTAGAYPGIEAEKHGQGEAIARNLLEMAGIKTPIISIVIGEGGSGGALALGVADKVYMLENSVYSVISPEGCAAILYKDSSKAPEAANNLKISGKSLQSLGIIDGIVKEPLGGAHRDYKCAANDLKSVILSSLSELSKLDVDTLLKNRYNKFRKMGSFIEKTI, from the coding sequence ATGAAATTTAATAACGAAATTTTGGATTTAGAAACGAAAATATCGGAACTTAAAAATTTTTCGAAAGAAAAAAAGATAGATTTGAGCTTAGAGATAGAAAAACTGACAAAGCAAAGAGATGAGTATTTAAAATCGGCATATGAAAATTTAAATGACTGGGATAGAGTAGCTATTGCTCGTCATCCAGAGAGACCATATACATTGGATTACATAAAAAATATGACGACAGACTTTGTAGAACTGCACGGAGATAGATTGTGCAAAGATGATCCAGCAATTGTTGGTGGACTTTGCAAAATTGATGGAAAAAAAGTGATGATTATTGGTCATCAAAAAGGAAGAAGTATAGAAGAAAATCTGCATAGAAACTTCGGAATGGCTAGCCCTGAAGGATACAGAAAAGCATTAAGATTGTTTAGAATGGCTGAAAGATTTTCGATACCAATAGTAAATTTAATAGATACAGCGGGTGCTTATCCAGGAATAGAAGCTGAAAAACATGGACAAGGAGAGGCAATTGCTAGAAATCTATTAGAGATGGCAGGTATAAAAACTCCAATAATCTCGATAGTAATAGGTGAAGGAGGGTCAGGAGGAGCATTAGCACTAGGGGTAGCAGATAAAGTTTATATGCTAGAAAATTCGGTTTATTCTGTTATATCACCAGAAGGCTGTGCAGCAATTTTATACAAAGATTCATCTAAGGCACCAGAGGCTGCAAATAACTTAAAAATATCAGGTAAAAGTTTACAAAGTTTAGGTATAATTGACGGCATTGTAAAAGAACCATTAGGTGGCGCTCATAGGGATTATAAGTGTGCAGCAAATGACCTTAAAAGTGTTATTTTGTCATCACTTTCAGAGTTATCTAAATTAGATGTAGATACTTTACTAAAAAATAGATATAATAAGTTTAGAAAAATGGGAAGTTTTATAGAGAAAACAATCTAA
- the accD gene encoding acetyl-CoA carboxylase, carboxyltransferase subunit beta, with the protein MKFQEENMKFFSLNKKKYATLTVKENKSENKKVEEKEEKIIKKTKITGLWEKCPECNEIIYKNDIEQNLQKCPHCDYYFSMSAKERVALLIDEDTFQEMDKNLVSENPLDFPGYKEKYEAAVEKTGMFEGVVAGIGDIFGIKVSMAVMDFDFLGGSMGSVVGEKITRAIERGIKFKIPVVVVSSSGGARMHEGILSLMQMAKTSAALERLRAAGLPFISIPVNPTTGGVTASFAMLGDIIMTEPDALIGFAGQRVIEQTIKQKLPNGFQRSEFLQECGMVDVIVKREDMKRTLHKIIDNII; encoded by the coding sequence ATGAAGTTTCAGGAGGAAAATATGAAGTTTTTTTCTTTGAATAAAAAAAAGTATGCGACTTTAACTGTTAAGGAAAATAAATCAGAAAATAAAAAAGTTGAAGAAAAAGAGGAAAAAATAATAAAGAAGACCAAAATAACTGGTTTGTGGGAGAAATGCCCAGAGTGTAATGAGATTATCTATAAAAATGATATTGAGCAAAATTTACAAAAATGTCCACATTGTGATTATTATTTCTCGATGAGTGCAAAAGAAAGAGTTGCACTATTGATTGATGAAGATACGTTCCAAGAGATGGATAAAAATTTAGTTTCAGAAAATCCATTAGATTTCCCAGGATATAAAGAAAAATATGAAGCAGCAGTAGAGAAAACAGGGATGTTTGAAGGTGTAGTAGCAGGAATTGGAGATATTTTTGGAATAAAAGTAAGTATGGCTGTTATGGATTTTGATTTTTTAGGTGGAAGTATGGGATCAGTTGTTGGTGAAAAGATAACTAGAGCAATAGAAAGAGGAATTAAGTTTAAGATTCCTGTTGTAGTTGTATCTTCATCGGGAGGAGCTAGAATGCATGAAGGGATACTATCACTTATGCAAATGGCAAAGACTTCAGCTGCATTAGAGAGATTAAGAGCGGCAGGACTACCATTTATATCTATACCAGTAAATCCTACAACAGGAGGAGTTACTGCCTCGTTTGCAATGCTAGGAGATATTATAATGACAGAGCCAGATGCACTGATAGGATTTGCAGGTCAGAGAGTAATTGAGCAAACAATAAAACAAAAATTACCTAATGGATTCCAAAGAAGTGAATTTTTACAGGAATGTGGAATGGTAGATGTTATTGTAAAAAGAGAGGATATGAAGAGAACTCTTCATAAAATTATAGATAATATAATCTAG
- a CDS encoding chorismate mutase, producing the protein MKWVIKITNDINILREKIDSIDKEIIKLILKRMEIVHQVGVTKSKDNSRIYVPEREIAIYKKLSVLSGISNKDISNFYTEIISFCRKLEGILDVAIKKDSYSLLGVKKLFGEHVNSIFVESFEDINTDIKYILAPFNKEILDFIQKKGWSVINRAHINNETLYLFSSFENKIFKDNDIAMILESTKLSDDFIEINNETFISLIPYENIELFSDSTILGVIPNN; encoded by the coding sequence ATGAAATGGGTGATTAAAATTACAAACGATATTAACATATTAAGAGAGAAAATTGATAGTATTGATAAAGAGATAATCAAGTTGATATTAAAAAGAATGGAAATTGTTCATCAAGTTGGAGTTACAAAATCTAAAGATAATAGTCGAATATATGTTCCTGAAAGAGAAATTGCTATTTATAAAAAACTCAGTGTACTCTCTGGAATTTCAAATAAAGACATCTCAAATTTTTATACAGAGATTATCTCATTTTGTAGAAAACTTGAAGGAATTTTAGATGTAGCTATTAAAAAGGATTCTTATTCTTTACTTGGTGTTAAAAAACTATTCGGTGAGCATGTAAACTCCATTTTTGTTGAAAGTTTTGAAGACATCAATACAGATATAAAATATATTTTGGCTCCATTTAATAAAGAAATATTAGATTTTATTCAAAAAAAAGGTTGGTCTGTTATAAACAGAGCTCATATAAATAATGAAACACTTTATTTATTTTCAAGTTTCGAAAATAAAATATTTAAGGATAACGATATCGCGATGATTTTAGAATCGACGAAACTTTCAGATGATTTTATCGAAATAAATAATGAAACCTTTATAAGTTTGATACCTTACGAAAATATCGAACTTTTTAGTGACTCTACTATTTTAGGAGTCATACCTAATAACTAA
- the citC gene encoding [citrate (pro-3S)-lyase] ligase, with protein sequence MNIETLNLKSNYQKNELKDFLKKFDLTFDEAIDYSLVIRKDEEIVATASKSKDIIKCFAIDDSLRGEGVTNTLVTTLLNKSFDEGIFHSFVFTKPSNEDIFKGVGFKSISKTDKVALLEIGMNSIDKTINKIKSQLNWQENSNNGLLIMNCNPFTLGHQFLIEYASKQMDNILILVVEENKSSFPFIDRMELVKKGTSHLNNVTVLPSTEYVISSATFPNYFLRKEDDSLVEFMKLDTLITAEHFCKKLNINTRFVGEEPYCKITQKYNETMIETFKNFNLNILIIPRKEMGEKAISASRVRELLKNDQIDEIKSLVPKSTLDYLISEKGREVTERIKNSDSVH encoded by the coding sequence ATGAATATAGAAACACTTAATCTAAAAAGTAACTATCAAAAAAATGAGTTAAAAGATTTTTTAAAAAAATTTGATTTAACTTTTGATGAAGCTATAGACTACTCTTTAGTCATTAGAAAAGATGAAGAGATTGTTGCAACAGCATCAAAAAGTAAGGATATCATTAAATGTTTTGCTATCGACGATTCTTTAAGAGGAGAAGGAGTTACAAACACTTTAGTTACAACACTTCTAAATAAATCTTTCGACGAAGGGATATTCCATAGCTTTGTATTCACGAAACCTTCTAATGAAGATATTTTTAAAGGTGTCGGATTCAAATCTATTTCAAAAACAGATAAAGTTGCATTACTTGAAATTGGAATGAACTCTATCGACAAAACTATAAATAAAATAAAATCCCAACTCAATTGGCAAGAAAATAGTAACAATGGTCTTCTAATAATGAATTGCAATCCATTTACATTAGGCCATCAATTCTTAATCGAATATGCTTCTAAACAAATGGATAATATTTTAATTTTAGTAGTTGAGGAAAATAAATCTTCATTCCCTTTTATAGATAGGATGGAGTTAGTAAAAAAAGGAACCTCTCATTTAAATAATGTTACTGTTCTACCTAGTACTGAGTATGTTATATCTTCAGCAACATTTCCTAATTATTTCCTTAGAAAAGAGGATGATTCTCTTGTTGAATTTATGAAACTTGATACACTTATCACTGCTGAACATTTTTGCAAAAAACTAAATATCAATACAAGATTTGTTGGAGAGGAACCTTATTGCAAAATTACTCAAAAATATAACGAAACTATGATTGAAACTTTTAAAAATTTCAATCTAAATATCTTAATCATACCTAGAAAAGAGATGGGAGAAAAAGCTATTAGTGCCTCACGAGTTAGAGAACTCCTTAAAAATGACCAGATTGATGAAATTAAAAGTCTAGTTCCTAAATCTACATTAGATTATCTAATCTCTGAAAAAGGAAGGGAGGTTACAGAGAGAATTAAAAATTCTGACTCTGTTCACTAA
- the citX gene encoding citrate lyase holo-[acyl-carrier protein] synthase, whose amino-acid sequence MFNLEEFLLMREKRVDIQNEIIKEFNQPILVLRANYPGEDKNNFVPKYIIEIIKDEVVEIFNSEILFSKKIESIEGPTYIYVIKNSGKEIKKIAMLIEENHDLGRCVDIDVFDSDGYAFSRKDFNGEKRKCLLCEEMAFVCARKKNHTQIEVQSAIQKKLELYLENQKITDSIVNTFSNLALKSVILEVSAFPSFGLVSPQSTGSHNDMDFFTFINSGFSLNTYFREVVKAGCSKLPIDLIFKKIRYMGKVAEKNMFLATNNVNTHKGLIFLMGITATCAAKAKSQNLTFENISIFIQEMCKDILKDFDNIHLKKTLTHGEKLFIKHGIVGVRGVAKNGLDMVFNGGISIFKKSIANDEHINHAMIRTLIYLMSILEDTTILHRHDIEVLNQVKQTAIHLKEKFYDKPLNIEILTEIEQDFIGKRISPGGAADLLAITMFLAFIQNSFE is encoded by the coding sequence ATGTTTAATTTAGAAGAATTTTTATTAATGAGAGAAAAAAGAGTTGATATTCAAAACGAAATTATAAAGGAGTTCAATCAACCTATTTTGGTTTTAAGAGCAAACTATCCTGGTGAAGATAAAAACAACTTTGTTCCAAAATATATTATAGAAATTATAAAAGATGAAGTAGTTGAGATTTTCAATTCTGAGATTCTGTTTTCAAAAAAAATAGAATCAATTGAAGGTCCAACATATATATACGTTATAAAAAACTCTGGAAAAGAAATAAAAAAAATAGCCATGCTAATTGAAGAAAATCACGATCTTGGAAGATGTGTAGATATTGATGTTTTTGACTCTGATGGATATGCTTTCTCTAGAAAAGATTTCAACGGCGAAAAAAGAAAATGTCTTCTTTGTGAAGAGATGGCATTCGTTTGTGCACGTAAGAAAAATCATACTCAAATTGAAGTTCAATCTGCTATTCAAAAAAAATTAGAGTTATATTTAGAAAATCAAAAAATAACAGATAGTATTGTCAATACATTTTCAAATCTTGCTTTAAAATCTGTTATCCTAGAGGTTTCAGCCTTTCCATCGTTTGGTTTAGTTTCTCCTCAGAGTACCGGTTCTCATAATGATATGGACTTCTTTACATTTATCAATAGTGGTTTCTCATTAAATACCTACTTTAGAGAAGTCGTAAAAGCTGGTTGCTCAAAACTTCCAATCGATTTAATTTTTAAAAAAATTAGATATATGGGAAAAGTTGCTGAAAAAAATATGTTTTTAGCTACAAATAATGTAAATACACATAAAGGATTAATTTTTTTAATGGGAATTACAGCTACTTGTGCTGCTAAAGCCAAATCTCAAAATTTAACTTTTGAAAATATCTCTATTTTTATTCAAGAGATGTGTAAAGATATCTTAAAAGATTTTGACAATATTCATCTAAAGAAAACTCTTACTCATGGAGAAAAACTATTTATCAAGCATGGAATTGTGGGTGTTAGAGGTGTTGCTAAAAATGGTTTGGATATGGTTTTCAATGGCGGAATCTCTATTTTTAAAAAGTCTATTGCTAACGATGAACATATCAATCATGCCATGATTAGAACATTGATATATCTAATGAGTATTTTAGAGGATACCACTATTTTGCATAGGCACGATATCGAAGTATTAAATCAAGTTAAACAAACAGCAATACATCTAAAAGAGAAATTTTATGACAAACCATTAAATATAGAAATCTTAACAGAAATCGAACAAGATTTTATTGGTAAAAGAATCAGTCCTGGTGGAGCTGCTGACTTACTAGCTATCACCATGTTTCTAGCTTTTATACAAAATAGTTTTGAATAA
- a CDS encoding CoA pyrophosphatase: MKKLDFTEKIIGKDRYFNSAVIALVVEKSDGKYFLFQKRAKGIRQAGDISFPGGRVEEHETALEASLRESFEEIGIKKIDIKGKIGTLVIPSGVMVEAFLGFMKESELINIKINEDEVEECFLVPVQFFMENEPRVEKLEVETRPYYEENGVKYIFPAIELNLPKMYHSPWKSSPREVFLYIYEDKVIWGLTAEIVKAAIEYID; the protein is encoded by the coding sequence ATGAAAAAACTTGATTTTACAGAAAAGATAATAGGGAAAGATAGATATTTTAATTCAGCGGTAATAGCTTTGGTTGTTGAAAAAAGTGATGGAAAATATTTTTTATTTCAAAAACGAGCAAAAGGTATCAGACAAGCAGGAGATATATCATTTCCAGGGGGACGAGTAGAAGAGCATGAAACTGCTTTAGAAGCTTCTTTGAGAGAATCTTTTGAAGAGATAGGGATAAAAAAGATTGATATAAAAGGAAAAATTGGGACATTGGTTATACCTTCGGGAGTTATGGTCGAAGCTTTCCTTGGGTTTATGAAAGAGAGCGAATTGATTAATATAAAAATTAATGAAGATGAAGTAGAGGAGTGCTTTTTAGTTCCAGTTCAATTTTTTATGGAAAATGAACCTCGAGTGGAGAAGTTAGAAGTAGAAACACGACCGTATTATGAAGAAAATGGAGTTAAATATATATTTCCAGCTATAGAGTTAAATCTTCCGAAGATGTATCATTCACCTTGGAAAAGTTCTCCTAGAGAAGTATTTTTATATATTTATGAAGACAAGGTTATTTGGGGATTGACTGCAGAGATTGTAAAAGCTGCAATAGAGTATATAGATTAA
- a CDS encoding DeoR/GlpR family DNA-binding transcription regulator, with product MLNIERENSILELLKQKEVVKIQEIVDILNVSEATARRDLAALEKKELVKRVHGGAILNNALDTTKDFNIQFRRNLNKEEKEKIAQLAASFVKRDSCIFLDAGTTTLCMIKYLKNLNVKVITNGLNLIDELEKYDIESFLIGGKIKSKTSCTVGFSAVQYLKTFNFDSAFIGVNAFNIDGYSTPSFEEAMIKSEAINRGQETFFLCDHTKIGKHSFTIFSTLDKGTIITDKPLPKEYQNLVKVEVVK from the coding sequence ATGTTAAATATAGAGAGAGAAAATTCTATTTTGGAACTATTAAAGCAAAAAGAGGTTGTAAAAATCCAAGAAATCGTTGATATTCTAAATGTTTCTGAAGCTACTGCTAGAAGAGATTTAGCTGCTTTAGAAAAAAAAGAACTTGTTAAGAGAGTTCATGGTGGAGCTATCTTAAATAATGCTTTGGACACTACAAAGGATTTTAATATACAATTCAGAAGAAATCTTAACAAAGAGGAGAAAGAAAAAATTGCACAACTTGCTGCATCTTTTGTCAAAAGAGATTCATGCATCTTTTTAGATGCTGGAACAACTACTCTTTGTATGATTAAATACCTTAAAAATCTAAATGTAAAAGTTATCACAAATGGTTTAAATCTTATTGATGAATTAGAAAAATATGATATCGAAAGTTTTTTAATCGGAGGAAAAATCAAAAGTAAAACAAGTTGTACTGTTGGATTTTCTGCTGTTCAATATTTAAAAACTTTCAACTTCGATTCAGCTTTTATCGGAGTAAATGCTTTTAATATTGATGGATACAGTACCCCATCTTTTGAAGAAGCTATGATTAAATCTGAAGCAATCAATAGAGGTCAAGAAACTTTTTTCCTGTGTGATCATACAAAAATAGGAAAACATAGTTTCACAATTTTTTCGACTTTAGATAAGGGAACTATTATCACAGATAAACCCCTTCCTAAAGAATATCAAAATTTAGTAAAAGTGGAGGTCGTAAAATGA
- the pfkB gene encoding 1-phosphofructokinase gives MIYTLTLNPAIDYFLAFDSFVEGNLNTPRETYKLPGGKGINVSKILKNFSTDSICLGFIGGFTGDFIKSTLENDGLETKFFNVKEDTRINIKINNNGLESEIAGTSPSISEENLNELFYFLKNNLKSGDILALSGSVPASIPTSIYADIIDAIPKDVKVILDTRGLPFEIALKKGVFLIKPNQDEINEFFHSNFSTNEELIEAGKKLQTMGAENVLISLGAKGSIFITKNEIFISGVPKGNLISSNGSGDSMIGGFIYGLNKNLSLDKCYELGIASGSATAFSKGLATFETMENLLKEIKINKL, from the coding sequence ATGATATATACATTAACTTTAAATCCTGCGATAGATTATTTTTTAGCCTTTGACTCTTTTGTCGAAGGAAACCTTAATACTCCTAGAGAGACTTATAAATTGCCTGGAGGGAAAGGAATTAACGTTTCAAAAATTTTAAAAAATTTCAGTACAGATTCAATCTGTCTTGGATTCATAGGTGGATTCACAGGGGACTTTATCAAGTCTACTTTAGAAAACGATGGACTTGAAACAAAATTCTTCAATGTTAAAGAAGATACGCGTATCAATATAAAAATTAACAACAATGGACTTGAAAGCGAGATTGCAGGTACTTCACCTTCAATATCAGAGGAAAATCTTAATGAATTGTTTTATTTCTTAAAAAACAATCTAAAAAGTGGAGATATTTTAGCTCTTTCAGGAAGTGTTCCAGCATCAATCCCTACATCTATATATGCTGATATAATAGATGCTATCCCTAAAGATGTTAAAGTTATTTTAGATACTAGAGGATTACCTTTTGAAATAGCTTTGAAAAAAGGTGTATTTTTAATCAAACCAAATCAAGATGAAATTAATGAGTTTTTCCATTCAAACTTCTCTACAAATGAGGAATTAATTGAAGCTGGAAAAAAATTACAAACTATGGGAGCTGAAAATGTTCTTATCTCTCTTGGTGCTAAGGGATCTATCTTTATTACAAAGAATGAGATTTTTATAAGTGGAGTTCCTAAAGGAAATTTAATCAGTTCAAACGGTTCTGGAGATTCTATGATCGGTGGTTTCATATATGGACTTAATAAAAATTTATCACTTGATAAATGTTACGAATTAGGAATTGCATCTGGTAGTGCTACAGCTTTCTCTAAAGGATTAGCTACTTTCGAAACAATGGAAAATTTACTAAAAGAAATAAAAATTAATAAGTTATAA
- a CDS encoding fructose-specific PTS transporter subunit EIIC, translating to MLDKMLVKNCMKLNLKATTKSEVIDELVEVLYTNGRLNDKEEFKKTIIKREEQSSTGLEEGIAIPHGKSTSVKIPTVAFGLSKSGIDYDSLDGEPSTLFFMIAAPADATDSHIETLSQLTSLLLDDDVREQLLNVTSEEEVLSILLKDAPAKEEVVSVGNNFDVLAVTACPTGIAHTYMAAEALNKKAKEMGVTIKVETNGSTGVKNMITDEDIKNAKGIIVAADKNVDMARFNGKNVEIVPVKDGIKRPQELIQNALDKKAPVYSSNETSKSTPSDRKGFYKHLMSGVSNMLPFVVGGGILIALSFIFGINASNPTDPSFNPIAKILMDIGGGNAFFLMVPVLAGFIGMSIADRPGFAPAMVGGLISANNGGGFLGGLVGGFLGGYVVVLLKKVFAKLPEKLEGIKPVLLYPLFGILITGLLMYTVVISPVAAINNGITSFLNSLGTGNLILLGAVLAGMMAIDMGGPINKAAFTFGIAAIAAGNYYPHAAVMIGGMTPPLGIALATTFFKHKFTKDEREAGLTNYIMGASFITEGAIPFAAADPMRIIPSCVIGSAVAGGLAMAFKCQLPAPHGGLFVLPIITNPLMYLVSAIIGSLITCVLIGITKPSKNI from the coding sequence ATGTTAGATAAAATGTTAGTTAAAAACTGTATGAAATTAAACTTAAAAGCTACAACTAAATCTGAAGTTATAGACGAGCTTGTTGAAGTTTTATACACAAATGGAAGACTTAATGACAAAGAAGAATTTAAAAAGACAATAATAAAAAGAGAAGAGCAAAGCAGTACAGGATTAGAAGAAGGAATTGCAATTCCTCATGGAAAATCAACTTCTGTTAAAATTCCTACTGTTGCTTTCGGATTGTCAAAATCTGGAATCGATTATGACTCTTTAGACGGGGAACCTTCAACACTATTCTTCATGATTGCTGCACCTGCTGATGCTACAGATTCTCATATAGAAACTCTATCTCAGCTTACATCTCTTCTTTTAGATGATGATGTAAGAGAACAACTTTTAAACGTTACTTCTGAAGAAGAGGTTCTAAGTATACTTTTAAAAGATGCTCCTGCTAAAGAAGAAGTCGTATCTGTTGGAAATAACTTTGATGTTCTAGCTGTAACTGCTTGTCCTACTGGAATTGCACACACATATATGGCTGCTGAAGCTTTAAATAAAAAAGCTAAAGAGATGGGAGTAACAATAAAAGTTGAAACTAATGGTTCAACTGGTGTTAAAAACATGATCACAGATGAAGATATCAAAAATGCAAAAGGTATCATTGTTGCTGCTGACAAAAATGTCGATATGGCAAGATTCAATGGAAAAAATGTCGAAATTGTTCCTGTTAAAGATGGAATCAAAAGACCACAAGAACTTATACAAAACGCTTTAGATAAAAAAGCTCCTGTATACTCTTCTAATGAAACTTCAAAGTCTACACCTAGTGATAGAAAAGGATTCTATAAGCATCTTATGAGTGGAGTTTCTAATATGTTACCATTCGTTGTTGGTGGAGGAATATTAATTGCTTTATCATTTATCTTCGGAATTAATGCATCTAATCCCACTGATCCTAGTTTCAATCCAATAGCTAAGATTCTTATGGATATCGGTGGAGGAAACGCATTCTTCTTAATGGTTCCAGTTTTAGCTGGTTTCATTGGTATGAGTATCGCAGATAGACCTGGTTTTGCTCCTGCGATGGTTGGAGGACTTATTTCTGCTAATAATGGCGGTGGGTTCCTTGGTGGTTTAGTTGGAGGATTCCTTGGTGGTTATGTAGTTGTTCTTTTAAAGAAAGTTTTTGCTAAGCTACCTGAAAAATTAGAAGGTATCAAACCTGTTTTACTTTACCCTCTATTTGGTATTTTAATAACTGGACTTCTTATGTATACTGTTGTTATATCTCCTGTTGCTGCTATAAACAATGGAATTACAAGTTTTTTAAATAGTCTTGGAACTGGAAACTTAATTTTATTAGGTGCTGTTTTAGCTGGTATGATGGCTATTGATATGGGTGGACCTATCAATAAAGCTGCATTTACATTCGGTATCGCTGCTATTGCTGCAGGTAACTACTATCCTCATGCTGCTGTTATGATTGGTGGAATGACTCCTCCTTTAGGAATCGCTCTTGCTACAACATTCTTTAAGCATAAATTTACAAAAGATGAGAGAGAAGCTGGTTTAACTAACTATATTATGGGAGCATCATTCATTACAGAGGGAGCTATTCCTTTTGCTGCTGCTGATCCTATGAGAATAATTCCTAGTTGTGTTATAGGTTCTGCAGTTGCTGGTGGACTTGCTATGGCATTTAAATGTCAACTTCCTGCTCCTCATGGTGGATTATTCGTTTTACCTATCATTACTAATCCATTAATGTATCTTGTTTCAGCTATAATCGGTTCATTAATCACATGTGTTTTAATAGGAATTACTAAACCATCTAAAAATATATAA
- a CDS encoding glycerol-3-phosphate responsive antiterminator, producing the protein MNSNFEKILIKNNKILAVKDQQTLDNALSSTAKIIFLLSSDICSIEETTRLIKASGKICFVHLDMIQGLNTKENSAIDYLKENTFADGVITTKSGVAKYAHKVGFLVILRCFLIDSLSLTTTFKLFNETYIDAIEILPGVMPKIIEKISKQSSIPIIAGGLISDEDDINLALKSGAVAISTTKLNIIS; encoded by the coding sequence ATGAACTCAAATTTCGAAAAGATTTTAATCAAAAACAATAAGATACTTGCTGTAAAAGATCAACAAACTTTAGATAACGCTCTTTCTAGCACTGCTAAAATCATATTTTTATTGAGTAGCGATATCTGCTCTATCGAGGAAACAACTCGTCTAATTAAAGCTAGTGGAAAGATTTGTTTTGTTCATTTAGATATGATACAAGGCCTTAACACAAAAGAGAATTCTGCTATAGACTATCTTAAAGAAAATACTTTTGCCGATGGTGTTATTACAACTAAATCTGGCGTGGCTAAATACGCCCATAAAGTAGGTTTTTTAGTTATTCTAAGATGTTTTTTAATAGATTCACTTTCATTGACTACAACATTTAAACTTTTTAACGAGACATATATTGATGCAATAGAAATTCTACCTGGAGTTATGCCAAAGATTATCGAAAAAATTTCAAAGCAAAGCTCAATTCCTATTATAGCTGGTGGACTTATATCTGATGAAGACGATATAAATTTAGCCTTAAAGAGCGGAGCTGTCGCAATATCCACGACAAAATTAAATATCATAAGTTAA
- a CDS encoding MIP/aquaporin family protein: MNVFVAEFIGTAILVLLGNGVVANVVLNKTKGNNSGWIVITTAWGLAVMAGAYAVGWVSGGHLNPALTIGFAIAGLFPKNLVLGYVIAQILGAMLGQLLVFLTYKRHYDETSDAGSILASFSTGPAIRDLKWNFITEIIATFMLVFGLLAIGHINNQAFTATLPNGELIKGFTGIVGPLLAGFYIWSLGLSLGGPTGYSLNPARDLGPRIIHAILPIANKGDSDWGYSWVPVAGPIVGGIIGALTFVAVFN; encoded by the coding sequence ATGAATGTTTTTGTAGCTGAGTTTATAGGTACTGCAATTCTGGTTTTACTAGGTAATGGTGTTGTTGCAAATGTAGTTTTAAACAAAACAAAAGGAAATAATTCAGGATGGATCGTAATTACTACAGCTTGGGGACTAGCAGTTATGGCTGGAGCATATGCCGTTGGATGGGTTAGTGGTGGACATCTGAATCCAGCACTTACTATTGGTTTTGCTATTGCAGGTCTTTTCCCTAAAAATCTTGTTTTAGGTTATGTCATTGCACAAATCTTAGGAGCAATGCTAGGGCAATTATTAGTATTTTTAACTTACAAAAGACACTACGACGAAACATCTGATGCAGGTTCTATTTTAGCTTCTTTCTCTACTGGTCCTGCTATTAGAGATTTAAAATGGAATTTTATAACTGAAATTATTGCTACTTTTATGCTTGTTTTTGGTTTATTGGCTATCGGTCATATTAATAACCAAGCTTTTACTGCTACACTACCTAACGGAGAATTAATTAAAGGTTTCACTGGAATTGTAGGTCCTTTACTTGCAGGATTCTATATTTGGAGCTTAGGTTTAAGTTTAGGTGGTCCAACTGGTTATTCACTTAATCCAGCGAGAGATCTAGGTCCAAGAATTATACATGCTATTTTACCTATCGCTAATAAAGGAGATTCTGATTGGGGATACTCATGGGTTCCTGTAGCTGGACCTATTGTTGGAGGTATAATTGGAGCGTTGACTTTCGTGGCTGTTTTTAATTAA